The Sandaracinus amylolyticus genomic interval ATCGACTACGCGAACGAGCGTCAGACGTTCGGCAAGCCGCTCTCGGAGTACGGCCAGATCCAGCGCTACGTCGCGGACGGCTACGCGGCGATGGAGGCCGCGAAGGCGCTCGTCTACAACGTCGCGCGCGACGTCTCGCCGGAGACGCGCAACCGCATCGGCTCGGACGCCGCGAAGCTCTTCGCCGCGCCGGTCGGGAAGATGTGCGCGGACTACGCGATCCAGGTGATGGGCGGCGCGGGCTACTGCCGCGAGTACCCGGTCGAGCGGCTGTGGCGCGACGCGAAGCTGATCGAGATCGGCGGCGGCACGCTCGAGGCGCACCAGAAGAACATGACGAAGGATCTCGTGCGCGCGCGCAGGACCGCGTGAGCGCGCCGCGCGGCCTGATCGGCGTGATCCATCTGCCCGCGATGCCCGGCGATCCCGGGCACGCGGGCGGTGGCTTCGAGGCCGTCTACGCGCACGCGATGCGCGACGCGGACGCGCTCGCCGAGGGCGGCGTCGAGCACGTCGTCGTCGAGAATTTCGGCTCGCGTCCGTTCGTGAAGGGCGATGCGCGCGATCCGCTGCCGCCGCACCAGGTCGCGGCGATCACGGTGGTCGCGCGCGCGCTGCGCGATCGGTTCGCGCGTGTCGGCGTGAATTGCCTGCGCAACGACGTCGTCGCCGCGCTCGGGATCGCGGCCGCGACGGGCGCGTCGTTCGTGCGCGTGAACGTGCACGTCGGCGCGTACGTGACCGACCAGGGCGTGATCGAGGGCGAGGCCGCGCGCTCGCTCCGCTACCGGCACGCGCTCGGCGCGCACGACGTCGCGATCTGCGCGGACGTGCTCGTGAAGCACGCGACGCCGCTCGCGCCGATCGACGCGACGCAGGCGACGAAGGACACGCTGGATCGCGGCATGGCGGATGCCGTCGTGGTCACCGGCACCGCGACCGGCGCGCCGGTCGATCTCGCGACGCTCGAGAAGGTGCGCGAGGCGGCGGGCACACGCGCGGTGCTGCTCGGGTCGGGGCTCACACCGGACGACGCGGAGCGACTGCTCCGATATGCGGACGGCGCCATCGTGGGGACGTGGGTGAAGGCCGGCGGAGACGTGCGTGCAGCGGTCGACGCGTCGCGCGTGCGTGCGCTCGTGCAGGCCTGTGCAGGACGCTTCCGCGACGCTTGACGCCGGGGAGCCCGAAGCGGGAGGGTGACCCTCTCGGCCTCCCCGCATGAGCGACGCACCCGGCAGGCGGATCACTCCCTCCGTCCACGACTCTCGTCCGCTCGATCGCGGGCTCGCGGTCCTGCTCGATCTGAGCCGTCGCATCGCCAGCTCGGGCGGCGTCGACGCGACGCTGCGCGCGGTGGTCGACACGGTCGTGCCCGCGCTCGCCGACAACGCGACGATCGATCTCCTCGATGACGACGGCACGACGACGCGCCACGCCGCGGCGATCGCGCCGCCGCACGACGCGCACACGCCCGCGCTGCGCGCGCTCGCGCTCGAAGCTGCGCTCGCGGCGACGCTCCGCACGGGCGCGCCGCTCTGGTCGTCGGCGAGCGGAGGCGCGCCGCCCGAGGAGCTCGCGAGCACCCCGGAGAGCGCGCGCCTGCACGCCGCGCTCGGCACGCGCGCCGTGCTCGCCGTGCCGCTGCGGACCCACGACGGAGTGTTCGGCGTGCTCACGCTCGGACGGCGCGCCGACCGCTCGGAGCTCTCCGACGCGCACGTCGAGATCGCGATGGCGGTCGCGATCCGCGCGGGGCTCGCGATCGGCGCGACGCGCGCGCAGCTCCAGGAGCGACGCGCGCGCGAAGCCGCCGAGCGCAACGCGTCGCGGCTCGAGTCGCTGCGCCGCCTCGCGATCGACATCGCGGGCGCGTCGACCGCGCACGACGTGCTGGAGGCCATCTCGGGCCACGCGCGCACGCTGCTCGGCGCGCAGCGCGCCGGGTTCGCCCTGCCCTCGGTGCGGCCGGGGTGGCTCGAGCTCGTCGCCTCGGACGCGCTCGCGCACGAAGCGACGCGCGCGCGCTGGGCGACGTTCCCGATCGGCGCGCCGCTCCCGCTCGCGGTCGCGTTCCGCGAAGGGCGCGCGCTGCTGCACGAGACGCAGGCCTCGATGCTCGAGGCGTACCCCGATCTCGCCGCCTACCACGACATGAAGCACGTGAGCGCGGCCGTCGCGGTCCCGCTGCGCTCCACGGATCGCGTGATCGGCGCGATGGTGCTCGGCTTCGAGGCGCCGCATCGCTTCGACGCGGACGACGTCGCGCTGGTCGAGACGATCGCGAGCCAGACCGCGACCGTGCTCGAGCGGGTCTCGCTGTACGAGCGCTCGCTGCGCGAGGCCGAGCGCCAGCGCCTGCTCGCGCGCGCGAGCGAGCTCCTCGCGAGCTCGCTCGACTACGCGCGAACGCTCCGTGCGATGGCGGAGCTGGCGATCCCGACGTTCGCCGACTGGTCCGCGGTCGACCTGTTCGACGACGACGGCACGGTCCGCCGCGTCGCGGTGCACCACGCCGATCCCGCGAAGGTCGAGCTCGTCCGCTCGATGTTCGAGCGCTGGCCCACGCCGCGCGCGCAGATCGATGCGTTCATCGCGAGCGCGCAGCCGATCCTCATCCCCGAGATGACCGACGACGTGCTCGTGCAAGGCGCGCAGGGCGACGCCGAGTACCTGCGCCTCAGCCGCGAGCTCGAGCTGCGCTCGTATCTTTCGGCGCCGATCCGGGTGCGCGGCGAGGTGCGCGGCGCGATCACGTTCGCGTGGGCCGAGTCGCCTCGCTACTACGGCGAGGACGACGTCGAGGTCGCGCTCGATCTCGCGCGCCGCGCGGGCACCGCGCTCGAGCACGCGACGCTCTACACCGAGGTGCGCGCGGCGGAGCGCCAGGCCGAGATGTCGCGCCGCCTCTTCGAGCAGATGGCGAGCGCGAGCCCCGACACGATCTTCGTCGTCGACGCGAAGACCGGGCGCAACGTCTACGTGAACCGCTTCCTCGATCACGGCGTCGAGTGGGTGCGCTCGCTCGGCCCGGCGCTGCTTCCGACGCTGGTGCACCCCGACGACCTGCCCGGCGTGCTCGATCGGATGTCGCGCATCCCCACGATGCGCGACGGCGAGGCGCTCGAGGAGTCGTACCGCATGCGCCACGCGGACGGCTCGTACCGCTGGCTCGACGTGCGCTCGGTCGTGTTCACGCGCGACGAAGAGGGACGTCCCGCGGAGCTCCTCGGCGTCGCGCGCGACGTGACGATCGAGCGCGCGCGCGACGAAGCGCTGCGGCGCAGCGAGGAGACGCATCGCCTCGCGACGCAGGCCGTGCGCGGCCTCGTGTACGAGTGGGACTTCGAGACCGCCTCGGTCCACCGGTCGCCCGGCATCCGCGACATCGTCGGGTTCGACGTCGACGAGGTCCCGACGGATCCCTCGTGGTGGCGCGACCGCATCCACCCCGACGACGTGCACCACGCCGACGCGCGGTGGCAGCAGCTGCAGCGCGAGGAGACCGAGGTCGCCGACACCGAGTACCGCGTGCTCCATCGCGACGGGTCGTACCGCCACGTGTGGGATCGCGCGTGCGTGCTGCGCG includes:
- a CDS encoding BtpA/SgcQ family protein yields the protein MSAPRGLIGVIHLPAMPGDPGHAGGGFEAVYAHAMRDADALAEGGVEHVVVENFGSRPFVKGDARDPLPPHQVAAITVVARALRDRFARVGVNCLRNDVVAALGIAAATGASFVRVNVHVGAYVTDQGVIEGEAARSLRYRHALGAHDVAICADVLVKHATPLAPIDATQATKDTLDRGMADAVVVTGTATGAPVDLATLEKVREAAGTRAVLLGSGLTPDDAERLLRYADGAIVGTWVKAGGDVRAAVDASRVRALVQACAGRFRDA
- a CDS encoding PAS domain-containing protein codes for the protein MSDAPGRRITPSVHDSRPLDRGLAVLLDLSRRIASSGGVDATLRAVVDTVVPALADNATIDLLDDDGTTTRHAAAIAPPHDAHTPALRALALEAALAATLRTGAPLWSSASGGAPPEELASTPESARLHAALGTRAVLAVPLRTHDGVFGVLTLGRRADRSELSDAHVEIAMAVAIRAGLAIGATRAQLQERRAREAAERNASRLESLRRLAIDIAGASTAHDVLEAISGHARTLLGAQRAGFALPSVRPGWLELVASDALAHEATRARWATFPIGAPLPLAVAFREGRALLHETQASMLEAYPDLAAYHDMKHVSAAVAVPLRSTDRVIGAMVLGFEAPHRFDADDVALVETIASQTATVLERVSLYERSLREAERQRLLARASELLASSLDYARTLRAMAELAIPTFADWSAVDLFDDDGTVRRVAVHHADPAKVELVRSMFERWPTPRAQIDAFIASAQPILIPEMTDDVLVQGAQGDAEYLRLSRELELRSYLSAPIRVRGEVRGAITFAWAESPRYYGEDDVEVALDLARRAGTALEHATLYTEVRAAERQAEMSRRLFEQMASASPDTIFVVDAKTGRNVYVNRFLDHGVEWVRSLGPALLPTLVHPDDLPGVLDRMSRIPTMRDGEALEESYRMRHADGSYRWLDVRSVVFTRDEEGRPAELLGVARDVTIERARDEALRRSEETHRLATQAVRGLVYEWDFETASVHRSPGIRDIVGFDVDEVPTDPSWWRDRIHPDDVHHADARWQQLQREETEVADTEYRVLHRDGSYRHVWDRACVLRDDASGRVLRLVGCTIDVTERVRARNAIEEADRRKTEFLALLGHELRNPLAAISSAVQVLELLGPPEPRLTRARGVIVRQVGHMARLLDDLLDLSRIARGKLSLELQPLDLCELVRDCVEDHRSEIERSGASLALELPSEAMSSAGDPTRLAQVLGNLLHNAAKFTSPGGHIDVALRADDGRAVLSVRDDGIGIAPAAIERIFEPFVQDERRTDRSQGGLGLGLALVRGLVELHGGTVRAQSEGHGRGAELTITLPLREPAPSAELASAPAETRPRRVLIVEDNEDAAEMLRMVLESGGHHVEVAHTGSEAIARARALAPEVVLCDIGLPGVMDGYDVARALRRDAATKGARLVALTGYGQEEDQRRAMDAGFDRHVTKPVDPRALGSLVGS